TCAGTCAGAAGACCGGCTTCTACGTCGACCAACGCCCACTGCGTGGCCGCATCGAGCAGCTGGCACGCGGCCGGCGAGTGTTGGACGTATTCACCTACGTGGGCGCGATTGCGATGGGTGCAGCTCGTGGTGGTGCAAGTGAAGTCTTGGCCGTCGATGACAGTGCCCTGGCCGTGGAAGTCGCAGCCGAACAGGCAAACCTCAACGGCTTGGCCGATCGCGTCCGCTTCGAAAGGGCCGACGCCCACGACGCCCTGGCTCTGGCGGGCCGCCAAGGCGGCTACGACTTGGTGATCTGCGATCCCCCGAAGATGGCGCCGACTCGCGCGGCAAAGAAGCGCGCCGAGGGCGCCATGCGCAGGCTGGCGGCGGCGGGCGCCAGCGCCACTCGACCCGGCGGACTGATGGTGCTCTGCTCCTGCTCGGCTGCGATAGGTGTTGACGAGCTGACGCGCTCCATGGCGCTGGGAGGACGCGACGCCGGAACGCGGCCCGTGGTCTTGGAGCGTTGGTTTCAAGGCGCCGATCACCCAGTGCCTGCAGCGTTCCCTGCCGGACTGTATTTGGCGACTATCATCTGCGAGATCATGCCGCTCTAGCGGGTCGCCCAGAACAACCTACGTGCCGAGCGCGACGTCGCTCCTCGAGAAAGCCTCAGAAGCGTCCCAGCGTCTCGGTCACTCCGAACACGGGGTCACGCACGGGCTCCTCGCGGCGATCCGAAAACAAGAAGTAGCCACCGACGGCAGCGCCGGCTGTCACGGTCCCCGCGACAACCCAAAACCAGGGACTCGACAGCATGCCCGAACGTTCGGGCTCGAGCTCCA
The nucleotide sequence above comes from Polyangiaceae bacterium. Encoded proteins:
- a CDS encoding class I SAM-dependent rRNA methyltransferase, encoding MTVKAGHVQPVWAGHPWVFAQAVARVSGGAVAGDEVDVVDERGNFLGRGLYSPSSAIVVRLATRSRDVHLDGTWLGGRLEAAVRRRETLGLPADDTNAYRLVHAEGDDIPGLIVDRFGDALAVQFATIGMKRREGVVLDALEHLFSPASIVDRSSEKAGRAEGFRVEKGVVRGSELDAFEFLERGLRFRIPLELSQKTGFYVDQRPLRGRIEQLARGRRVLDVFTYVGAIAMGAARGGASEVLAVDDSALAVEVAAEQANLNGLADRVRFERADAHDALALAGRQGGYDLVICDPPKMAPTRAAKKRAEGAMRRLAAAGASATRPGGLMVLCSCSAAIGVDELTRSMALGGRDAGTRPVVLERWFQGADHPVPAAFPAGLYLATIICEIMPL